One Pelmatolapia mariae isolate MD_Pm_ZW linkage group LG1, Pm_UMD_F_2, whole genome shotgun sequence genomic window, ACTGAAATGATGGATAAACCAAACCATTATGTCACATTATGTCACTGAGAAAAAGACATGCATGTCTTTTAAGCTTGCTCTTCCAATGTGGTGAGCAGCATGAAGGAAGTTCTTCCTCTACGCTAAGCAATGTTTTCCCATATCAGAGACATTTATACGAACAATGACAAGTCCGAAAGACCTTCAAAATCAGAGCAAGTGATTTATTGTGATGCAATAATATATGAGGCATCAGCACAACACACAAAAGTACTCAAATCTTATTAAGTTTTTCCCATTTCAGTTCACAACACAGGATATAGGAAGACTAGAACATTCAGTGTCTATTTGTCAGACTCCCTGTGGACAGAACCTTATTGAAAGCAACTTTACAGCCCATCAAACCATAAATCATCATCAACAACACAAGAGAAGCCCTAGAAACTGAACCATCAGCAGGGGCAGAGCTCCCTCCTTTAGccaccccaaaacaaacaatggtGAAGCCCATTTGGGAAAACACACATAAGCAGATCTGAACTTACATCCAGAAACTGTTTTTATAGAATACCTTTACAGGGAACCATTTTTATACAACTTTTGTTCCCacacggacacattttatgagcgCAACCACCCACTGAAACTGTAAACTGTTATGAGCTTTATTaggaatgaataaaaaatgagaCTTGAGCAACTGCTCCAAATGTTTTCTGATCATTTGAGAGTTTCATAAAATTTCACTCTGAAGTCATGAAAATAAGAATCATCAGAAAAATATTATTATCAATTATTAAAGCAAACACTGTGCCACTCCCACTGGTATTCACTATGACCTCTTCAGCTCATAATCTTCACTTCAATTGGAGAGTTGAGCTCAGCAGCTGtcatcttctcttttttctcttcctcctgTTTCTCTTCCACCGCAGGATCTGGGTACAGGCAGGAGGTGTTGCCATCTTTCCATGTGCCCACAATATTTCCCGCATTGCTCTGCTCGCTTGTGTCACTGTTGGACATGTGAGGCTTGTTTCCCTGCAGTGGCATGTCTGATGCTGGGtgtgtgctgttttctttgaGCAGCTCCTGATCTTCATTTTTCTGAAGCAGAGATGTTGCAGCCTTGTACTCAGCtatcttcttcctgctcctgttTGAGTTAGTACAGAAACCTTTGATATAATATACAGTATGTTCGCTCTCAAAATAATAGCAGTCGAACAACTTCGGGTCATACTTATTTGCCATGGCTCCCATTCCCAACAGAAGAAAACCAACAAGAAGGCAGACAAAGGCCAGTCCCAGCAGTACAAATGTCCATGTGGTTGCTGCAACACAGCGAGGATAATTAAATGAGACTTGTGACTCTTTTTCAATAGTTCATGCTCTAAATAACTCCACGTGCTTTAAATATGTGAAAATCACTTGATTTAAACAGTTTCAATAATATTCCTTGTCTTCTTTGGTTTTCTCCTCTCAACCTGATGACCCATAAGGTAGGAAACCTAAAAACCTCCCTGCCCTCTTTCATATGAGAAAATCATATGCACACTGCAGAATCAGTAATACACACACAAGAGTTAAATAAGGGCTTGTCAGTATTTCccaactttttatttttgataatCTGTAGAATGTTAGCCTCAAAACAGATGCATATCTACAGATGTGCCCTGTTTCCCTGattagaaaatgtaaaaatttgtAATTCAATGACATAAAAGTATTTTCTGCATGACAGCATTACAACATAATAACACTAACCTTTTAGTCAGTGAATTTTGCTGGATTTTTGAATGCTCGCTTTCTTACTGAAATATGTGGTATCAACATTTTTGCAAGTTGCCAAATGTGTAAATTAACAGCATTTTGTCTGAGCTGTTCACAGCTATTCCCCCTGAAAGTTTAATGAGTAATGAAAATGAACCAGTGCCAAAACCCTTGTGGTCTGGTTCACCAGCATGAAGCTGAGAAGCTGCTGAGCAGAATTCTTGCTCTGAGCTTTATCATTTAGCTTTTTCCCCCCGAAAGGTTTCCGTTTTCTATATGGATAAGCTTTCAGCATACGATGTCCCAGGGAAAAAAAATTCGCAGACTATCCAAATTACCAAGTATTTCATGTTACACATCCATTTGGATCAAGTATTCTAGCAGGAGCAGCACTTACGGTCCTCTGTGCGGTAGAACCAACGTAGATACTCTCTTTGTTCCTTTGTCATAGCTGTCAGCTCTCCTGTTTGCTCTTCATCCTCGTACGTCGAATCGTCAGAAGCTCTCCTATGTCCTTAAgaggacacacagacagaccccACAGAAGCTTTGATTGTCAAACACAAAAGTAGCAAACTGAGAATTTCAATATCTGCACCAGTTATAATAAAGTGGTTGGAGAGCAGGAGAGCCGGTCATCTACTGCCAAGTATGCATGCCAAGTATCactgggcaagatactaaccccaagttgctctctgatgcatccatcgcaTTATAAATGTGTACGCATGTTTGTTAGGAAGCACTAAAAAGCTTAGaagaaaagtgcttgtgtgattgggtgaatttggaataggctccagcgcccccttgaccctgaaaaggataagcggaagcgaatggatggatggaaattcACTGAAGTTTAAATGAGCTCCACCTTTATCAGCTGAAGAATTAAAGTGATAAATGAACACTTTAATAGAATACTTCATATTAACTACTTTTTGGTACTTCAATATATTTTCATGAAATCACATTATTGcactttcactttaaatttgtctGAGTTCCTCTTCTACTTATATGTGAATGTGTTGCATGTTGCTAAAGCAGGATTTACGGTCTGTCCACGTACATGTTTTCAGTCGAATGGTGGGGGTTCCACCCACCCTAGATGCATTCCCGTGCAGTCATCCAATATCCTGACTGCATGTTGTTGGAAGCATATGACATAAGCATCTGCCAAATGTAGACTGGTTAATAAGTGAGTCAGAATAGAGGAAGGAGTGATAGCAGAGTTCACTAAACTACAAAAGTCCAACATAAAAAGCACAGATAGTGGCTGTGGTggacattttcattgtttttaattctCTTTGTGTGTTAGAACTTGTCTGCTGACAGACCAAAAACTACAAGAACAACAGTGGCCTGCAGACCAACTGTTACACACACTTTGTACACTGCCTCCAACAGAGGCAGACTGCAGGCCTACAGGCAGGCCCTGGACTAAA contains:
- the si:cabz01068815.1 gene encoding solute carrier family 51 subunit beta, whose amino-acid sequence is MFDARILLLLFLSGTRAFMIHNTQHNLCLEGSADTGEVQLKTCNLDSEYQQWIWISRDMLMCVASSRCLSAQHKGPVHTQDCHGPEADAAWLIWDCDRDQLISRKLSMLLSHNGQRAILVQYSKHPKWRSLDQGDICQERLRHRRASDDSTYEDEEQTGELTAMTKEQREYLRWFYRTEDPTTWTFVLLGLAFVCLLVGFLLLGMGAMANKSRKKIAEYKAATSLLQKNEDQELLKENSTHPASDMPLQGNKPHMSNSDTSEQSNAGNIVGTWKDGNTSCLYPDPAVEEKQEEEKKEKMTAAELNSPIEVKIMS